The Macadamia integrifolia cultivar HAES 741 chromosome 3, SCU_Mint_v3, whole genome shotgun sequence genome segment CAATCCCAATGCCGTCCCATTTAATTAACGGGACCAAACCTAGATCCCAGTCCCATTTACTAACAGGGCAGGACGATACCAGTTCCTAAACGGTTCTAAGCACTATGGAAATAGGAGAAGAACTTCAACATATGGTTCCAAACAAGGTGGGTCCATTATTaatcttttggattttttattatcATGAGAACTAAGGTGCCTtgctttaaaaagaaaattaaaatacaaactTCAATTTTATGGTTTTACTTCTTCAAACTATCTAAAATCACATGTAAGCTTgtcaaaaataacaaataaaaattaataaccaaataaACAAGCCTTGATGTAGTTTTGATACTATCGCCAAACAAATTTAAAGTAATAGAACCAAAGGTTAATCTATAGAAATTTTTACAAGAAAAAATGCCACTCACATGATAGAAAACACTCCAAGGTAGATCCCAATACCAAGAGTTGTAAAACGCACTATTAAATTTGATAAAGACTGTTAAGTTTGTTTTGAATTCttaacccattttgaagattgacccgatctgacatattttggtggctacccgaatggggattttttttgagatctatgatgaaagcaaaggggttgggccgattGTATGGGGGtacgggggcgtagcccccgcggtgGTTAGACCGGTTAGATCGGATCGAccatgacccgatgggtcgacccgcgatttggagtatatataatgtactgttgcttgttgagaaagtcattgtattttggggtttttcgagctagggtttcaagatgagtttttcctcgccactgctagggtgtaatctctcttctgcatagtgaatcatcttcttcttcgcccgaggacgtagcacaccaccctggtgtgtgaacctcgttaaatctctgtgtcgtacggatctattgtctctttattatttgtgtgtcttggtgtttgatcttacaaagactaatttatatttttgaatTCTAAAAGGTAGACATGTAACTCAATAAAATGGTCACTCATCCTCTTACAAAGTCTGGCTTTTCTATTGGCAATGGATACAATTCAAACAGAAACTTTGATTGAACCCCTGATGGTGGTGAAGATAAATCATGATATAATTACTTTGAATGCCCATGGAGGTTTTTCCAAACATCAAGAGATTATACTCTTCAAGGAACGACAATAAGGTGAATTCGGATTttaagaaagaacaaaaacaatCCAGCCATGGTTTTAGAAATCGAATTGGATCGATAGAAATTGCCCGGATTAGATTGGTattggtcaaaaaaaaaaaaaaaatttatatatatatttttttataaatagggGTACATCTATCTATTCTCAATCGAATCGATAGCAGATTATTAAGATCAACCCCCAGAGAAATCCctagttttaaaaccttgatcacAGCTAAGGATGTGaagttgaaatcgaaaccaaatcgagccgtttacatcgaaactacaaaaccgtttagtaaatagtttggcctggtttcaagtttaagaccgattagttaattgggtcgggtcggttttaactgtttaacctgttggtttcaaacctaattgacaccgtgaaaaccaaaccatttaaaccgtcaaaatcGATCCAATTAACCCGTATAATgcttaaatatttggttgttttaacaaaacataacgGTTTAATTTAGGGTAGAAGTAAGGACCATAAAAGttgtccaacagtctattcaataatttaatcctatatgtagttatgtagttaaattcTTACTTGTttaatgcctcatttaatttgatacaagattgaagcatttatcaacaaaagaaaattttagtaaacatgtgaataaactagcaaaccgattactAACTGTTTAGAAACCATATAGAATAAACTGTGATCAAAACTGTTTAAATCCATGAAACcaacaccatttaaaaaccgtttactaaacggttgttagtaaatggtgcagttttggtttcagtcaaataaatgtgagtCGAACCGAACATATCATATACGCTGAAACcgaatcgattaacacccttaatcaCAGCCTTCTATATTATTAGAATCCAAATAATAACAACAATAGCTAGAGACTAATATATAATGAAGAAATCATTAAGAAACATACATCATAGGCATATGTTGCCATCTTAATTTACTTATTTTCCAACTAGAAACATTGTCCATTTAAGAAGTTCGGAGAAAGGATTGCTCAGGCAAAGACAACGACAAACACACAAACCACCaaacaataaaacaaactgAAATTCAAACGAAGACCCAATTGAATAAGCAGGTTGGCAACTTGGCATGTCCTCTCCAACTTTGTATGAAATTTTCCTgacaaaggaaaatgaaaaatgaaaactgAACAAACTGATATGAGAGTGGATCGGGTCCTCCTACGTGAATGGTTCTCGTATGAAACTGATCGATACAGACGGAACTCATCCAAGGAAAATAATGttgtggattccatctgtgtagATCAAACCATACAAGAATGGTTATCGGTTCTAGTACAAAAGCCTGATCCACTCCTGATATGATTTCTAATGGTTTTACGTACAAATTCATGGAAAATGTTGTCAGACTAAAACAAAACACGGACAGATAACATACCTGAAATCCAGAAATACATGCCCGGAGCTAGCTAGCAAAACTAAACTATTTGACAATATTGACAGCTTTGTGATTCACAAACTTCTTGGTAAATTCCTCCTGCATTTTGGTCAACTTGAATTCACTAAGGGTCTCTGGCACTGAAGAAAGCTTCTTCAAGTTTTTGCAATATCTAATCTCTAACTCCTCAATATTTTGCATCGCTCCTTCTTCCACAGTCAATTCCTGGAGTTCTTCAAGCTTCCAAATCCTTAAGACTCGAAGCTGAACAAACCCTCTTGATGAACAAACCATTTTTTGGCCCTTGAAAGATTTAGACAGTAACCTAAGGAATTGTAGTTTGGGTAGCTTCTCCAATTTTGGCATTGGGTCTTCATCTAGCTCAGACCCTGATAATGTGAGCGTGGTGagattttttgggaatttaCTTGGATCAAAGTTGACCTCCAACCTTCCTAGCAAGTATAGATTGTTGAGTTCCTTGTTTTTGGTGACAAACTCCAAATCACCTATAGTTGCCAATTGATTTTTATAGTCTTTGGCTCTCACCTTTAATGAACGGAGTTGCTCCAATTCCTCCAACCATTTTATTGTCCCTGCTTTTCTCTGTGGATTGAGCTGACATGTGAATCTCAGTTTCCTGAGTTTAGTTAACCTATGAAGACCATAAAAAAGATCAAACTCCTCTACAACTATGCCAGACAAGGTCCTGAGATCACCCAAGTGACTCAACCGTGAAACAAGTTCAGTAGAATAGGGTCCCTCGTTCAGATGAAGGTGTCTTAGTTTTTTCAGTTTCTGAATAAAACGATGGTAATTACGGACATAAGTGTGTTTTGTATCAAGAGTTTGGAGATTCACCAACTTGCCTACATTTGAGGGGAGTGTCTCCAAGTAGGTCTCTCTCAATCCAAGGTACCTCAAGTTGATTAGCTCTCCAATTTCCTCAGGGAGGCAAGGTCTAAACACACCTTCTAGATCAAGCACCCCAAGAAACTTCAATCCACCTTCACTAATGCATCTCCCAAGAAAAAGCCCTACTTTCTGTCCTGCTTCATATCCTCCTGGAAAATTAAAGCACCATAATGAAAAGAGTGTTTTGCAGAAATTTGCATTACCATGATCATGATCAGGGTGCTCATCAGAATGAGCAGCATGCTCTGGATTCTCAGGGGGTTGATGAGAATGAGATTGTTCTGGATAATGAAACCAAACGCAGCGATGATCATCATGAGAAGAGTTGCGCGCAATATTAGTACTTAAAACCCTGTGCTTAGGCAGATCACAGGGAATGCTGCATGTCTTGGCATTTCCATTTGAGCTCACTTTTACTGTTCGGATTACATCAAAATGTAACAATTGTTGTAGACAGTCATCTGCAACTTCTTCATCTGCAAGTTCACCATAGTGTTGTCCAAAGAATAAGCCCTCTGCAGCCCATGACAGAATAAACCTCCTTGTAGGGATTTCGATCTCATTTGGAAAGAGTTCCAGAAGACAAGGAAGCCTCTGTTTCACATGTGAAGATATCATCTTATCAAGGAAGCCTGATAGATTAAACCAGAGATGGGCATCATCTCCTTTGAGAAGTATATCTGCACAATGAAGCACACTTGACCACTCACTAGCATTGACAGATCTAGTTGACACTAGATCTGCCAATGCTACAATTAACAGGGGTATACCCTTACATTTTTTCACCATCTTTCTTCCAATAACTTCCAAATGAGGAGGGATGCGCAAGTACTTCATGGCATcagaagtagtagtagtaatAGTAGTAGCAGAGGAAGATGTATCAGTACTACTTACTTCTGATGGAGCTCCGAATACCTTTCTTATGAACAACTCCCAACTATCTGCTGCACTTAGAACCCATAGCCGGTGAGGACTGCCATCTGAATTGGCGAGATACGCGACCTCCACGTTGCGTGTTGT includes the following:
- the LOC122073224 gene encoding disease resistance protein RPP13-like gives rise to the protein MASTFLFLIDEFTYLVNQVKFHLPYVEEVVKPIIDKFSVVQSSLKYAEDALEQQLLKELEGIVRNTKAAIENHAFSLSAPGQWRRRRRRRRMMILFKRCPFRKRVETWFKKSAINLKSEIHELGDKLANLLSSHSFNAAGESSQRNQNKVAAGEGLSSHPQGKQVSDWIRSSADYDEKEEEEEEEDVIIGLKHDIEFLKTRLLDIKENQLLVISVFGIQGIGKTVLAWEVYKSSDVDNHFDCKAWVCISSVGNDIEEILKDIVKKVIILQEDPEITEDGQVGFQNKLTEFLREKRYLIVIDDVPCTKVWNDLKEAFPNGQNGSRIILTTRNVEVAYLANSDGSPHRLWVLSAADSWELFIRKVFGAPSEVSSTDTSSSATTITTTTSDAMKYLRIPPHLEVIGRKMVKKCKGIPLLIVALADLVSTRSVNASEWSSVLHCADILLKGDDAHLWFNLSGFLDKMISSHVKQRLPCLLELFPNEIEIPTRRFILSWAAEGLFFGQHYGELADEEVADDCLQQLLHFDVIRTVKVSSNGNAKTCSIPCDLPKHRVLSTNIARNSSHDDHRCVWFHYPEQSHSHQPPENPEHAAHSDEHPDHDHGNANFCKTLFSLWCFNFPGGYEAGQKVGLFLGRCISEGGLKFLGVLDLEGVFRPCLPEEIGELINLRYLGLRETYLETLPSNVGKLVNLQTLDTKHTYVRNYHRFIQKLKKLRHLHLNEGPYSTELVSRLSHLGDLRTLSGIVVEEFDLFYGLHRLTKLRKLRFTCQLNPQRKAGTIKWLEELEQLRSLKVRAKDYKNQLATIGDLEFVTKNKELNNLYLLGRLEVNFDPSKFPKNLTTLTLSGSELDEDPMPKLEKLPKLQFLRLLSKSFKGQKMVCSSRGFVQLRVLRIWKLEELQELTVEEGAMQNIEELEIRYCKNLKKLSSVPETLSEFKLTKMQEEFTKKFVNHKAVNIVK